Proteins from a genomic interval of Ptychodera flava strain L36383 chromosome 7, AS_Pfla_20210202, whole genome shotgun sequence:
- the LOC139137647 gene encoding hillarin-like yields MKKSLEEKIAERKDKVKKRGKKNQEDGDLQEIEEEMEDIETEMKGKQKEFEERTKKGDLSDEDYARLLREHEDEMERLKAKLDRQKDRQRQTLLEKIAERKRKKKMEQTEEEQRAKLLAALKNKETLSEEQLQMLQEDIEQYDSDMTKAISKKFDSGDVTQEEYESMMRKHQQNMVELQIKLRQEKSKLNAMLAEQVAALEGRRIEPSDSEDSDDEFNVIPEAQATQTQLWTTPVQSMALVMMPLLDEYPVRKKQELYTDPAIFRELDAHAIRVAQTVSLVTEPTFSSMVDTLVEPANSQLEKIRLIFRWITAQNCQEMDLHDAVDDTPLGVLKGIYEHKITWSTLFMRMCRYAGLKCVEIAGCAKMVGYSPGQSISPNDERYRHTWNAVCIDEYWHFVDCNWGVSHIGSSSTFDPFRYQYDEHYFLADPEVIIRTHFPNDPPWQLLRNPFTMEDFVNDIFLKPNFFTYGFVPITHKKCIIEAENGDLEIKLAFTKGYVVNCEIFDEHLAVAKTVNGIRFTAYVFQQQVAENSLSFYIRLPDPGIYYLVFYSKKHFLDGELNPETSTEICRYKIHSHRPSSDRYPLPPSTMNWWGPIGVENFGLFPLTHFNAVVLCDGDAADVQFNFTGSVQVHCEVTAYGAPVGQFKRYHLQGVGDGVVSFRFQPPCPGRFAFNLFIIFQAGDTKQAIPFCSYLVVCREPKLNVTPYPYVSENTWGPCPAFDAFGLRNLNQSQPVIVTKDDDLNLQIGYSHEVRLGYTFMYHYMQGTQDLTSTVFSQPEDGKTAFLLFMENPGHYHLMVFACDQNDQRADKIPVYNYLVIKE; encoded by the exons ATGAAGAAGAGTCTTGAAGAGAAAATTGCAGAAAGGAAAGACAAAGTAAAGAAGAGAGGAAAGAAAAACCAG GAAGATGGAGATTTACAGGAAATCGAGGAAGAAATGGAAGACATTGAGACAGAaatgaaaggaaaacaaaaagaaTTTGAAGAAAGAACAAAGAAAGGAGATTTATCAGATGAAGACTACGCAAGACTTCTAAGAGAACATGAAGACGAGATGGAaagattgaaagcaaaactggacagacagaaagaccGACAGCGACAGACTCTGCTGGAAAAAATAGCGgagagaaaaagaaagaagaaaatggAACAAACTGAGGAGGAACAGAGAGCTAAATTGCTAGCTGCTTTG AAAAACAAGGAAACACTTAGTGAAGAACAACTCCAAATGTTACAAGAAGACATTGAGCAGTATGACAGTGACATGACCAAAGCCATCTCAAAGAAGTTTGATAGCGGTGACGTCACGCAGGAAGAGTATGAAAGCATGATGAGGAAACATCAACAAAACATGGTTGAGTTGCAAATCAAGTTGAGACAGGAAAAAAGTAAACTTAATGCAATGCTAGCTGAACAAGTCGCTGCACTGGAAGGAAGACGAATT GAACCGTCTGACTCCGAAGACAGTGATGATGAATTCAATGTAATACCTGAGGCACAAGCCACACAGACACAGCTGTGGACAACTCCAGTACAATCTATGGCGTTGGTTATGATGCCACTGTTAGATGAATACCCAGTCAGAAAGAAGCAAGAACTCTACACTGATCCGGCTATCTTCAGAGAATTGGATGCACATGCTATCAGG GTTGCACAGACAGTAAGCCTTGTCACAGAACCCACTTTCTCATCAATGGTTGATACTCTAGTAGAACCAGCCAACTCACAACTTGAGAAGATACGCCTGATATTCCGATGGATCACAGCTCAGAATTGTCAAGAAATGGatttacatgatgcagtagatGATACACCATTGGGTGTCCTGAAAGGCATCTATGAACATAAGATTACATGGTCCACATTGTTTATGAGAATGTGCAG GTATGCTGGCTTGAAGTGTGTTGAGATCGCAGGCTGTGCTAAAATGGTTGGTTACAGTCCGGGTCAGTCTATCAGCCCCAATGATGAAAGATACCGTCACACCTGGAATGCAGTCTGCATTGATGAATACTGGCACTTTGTGGATTGTAACTGGGGAGTTTCACATATTGGTAGTTCCAGCACTTTTGATCCATTCCGGTATCAGTATGATGAACACTATTTCCTGGCTGATCCGGAAGTTATTATCCGTACTCACTTCCCTAATGACCCACCATGGCAGCTACTTCGGAATCCTTTTACTATGGAAGATTTCGTCAATGACATCTTCCTAAAACCCAATTTTTTCACTTACGGTTTTGTTCCcataacacacaagaaatgcATCATCGAAGCAGAGAACGGGGACTTAGAGATAAAGCTGGCATTTACAAAGGGTTATGTCGTTAACTGTGAGATCTTTGATGAGCATCTTGCTGTGGCCAAAACCGTGAACGGAATACGGTTCACAGCATACGTTTTCCAACAACAGGTTGCAGAGAACAGTCTCAGTTTTTACATCCGGCTGCCGGATCCAGGCATCTATTATCTTGTTTTCTATTCTAAGAAACATTTCTTGGATGGTGAATTAAATCCAGAAACATCAACCGAGATTTGTAGATATAAAATTCATAGCCATCGGCCATCGTCTGATAGGTACCCACTTCCCCCATCTACCATGAATTGGTGGGGTCCAATTGGAGTTGAAAATTTTGGTTTATTCCCTCTCACCCACTTCAATGCTGTTGTTCTTTGTGATGGAGATGCCGCAGATGTTCAGTTCAATTTCACAGGTTCAGTTCAAGTCCATTGTGAAGTGACTGCATACGGCGCCCCCGTGGGTCAGTTCAAGAGATACCACCTTCAGGGTGTCGGAGATGGAGTGGTTTCATTCCGATTCCAACCTCCGTGCCCTGGAAGGTTTGCATTCAATCTCTTCATAATTTTCCAAGCTGGCGACACAAAGCAAGCCATACCGTTCTGCAGTTACCTGGTTGTCTGCAGGGAGCCCAAACTGAATGTGACACCCTATCCCTATGTATCTGAAAACACCTGGGGTCCATGTCCTGCCTTTGATGCCTTTGGATTACGTAATCTAAACCAAAGCCAACCAGTGATAGTAACCAAAGATGATGATCTGAATCTTCAGATTGGCTATTCTCATGAGGTAAGATTAGGGTACACCTTCATGTATCACTACATGCAGGGTACACAGGATCTAACAAGTACTGTGTTCTCTCAACCTGAAGATGGTAAGACTGCGTTCTTACTCTTTATGGAGAATCCAGGTCACTACCACTTAATGGTCTTTGCCTGTGACCAGAATGATCAAAGGGCTGACAAGATTCCAGTTTACAACTATCTGGTCATCAAGGAATAA
- the LOC139137641 gene encoding tumor necrosis factor receptor superfamily member 16-like isoform X2, giving the protein MIITKLALALPINVEETTKCFNSECPAGYHMDVARITAVCQSNEIHCIPCKDGTFTAVPNTHEQCFPHRSCNANAKVTRPGTKAEDTTCQCINHTLSVSGACVPWKKCGVGERVLILGNSTSDVVCEDCPNGTFSDTKDWSTTCRKHTRCQEYGWKTLMKGSRINDTICYNVSEQIPNTESSSTKSSDAPHNNHIIFTHPSGETTEDVTAVTKNSTESEHQHFEISSVGYILLLVAFPITIIAVACLVTKYRNRRQNARKSKTDRRVAAYNRGPNHDRQNSRHQKPIQNRIQKGHPDGDVHPKPKTVAYKPQSDVSGNCAGNRGESGTSHRGEVANSDMEDDTHAKPIAQTEEPKQGMDTTENTGDNGENSPLVVQCTDPKGNIGDLDENKGNHAFSKMSLREQVLHTEQKHPLLQNASNMTGYGSDVDSESDADPVNTEVSRV; this is encoded by the exons ATGATCATCACAAAGCTGGCACTGGCCTTACCAATCAATGTTGaagaaacaacaaaatgttttaattcGGAGTGTCCTGCTG GTTACCATATGGACGTAGCACGGATAACAGCAGTCTGTCAATCAAATGAAATCCACTGTATTCCGTGTAAGGATGGGACATTTACAGCCGTGCCAAATACCCATGAACAGTGTTTCCCACACAGATCTTGTAACGCCAATGCCAAAGTCACCAGACCTGGCACGAAGGCTGAAGACACTACCTGTCAGTGCATTAACCACACCCTGTCTGTGTCTGGCGCCTGTGTCCCGTGGAAGAAATGTGGCGTAGGTGAAAGAGTACTTATACTAG GTAATTCAACAAGCGATGTGGTATGTGAGGATTGTCCCAATGGTACCTTCTCAGACACCAAGGATTGGTCAACTACGTGTCGGAAACATACAAG GTGTCAAGAGTATGGCTGGAAGACTCTCATGAAAGGTTCTAGAATTAATGATACGATTTGTTACAACGTCTCTGAACAGATCCCAAACACTGAGTCAAGCAGCACCAAATCTT CTGATGCGCCTCACAACAACCATATCATTTTCACACACCCTAGTGGAGAGACAACAGAAGATGTCACTGCTGTCACAAAGAATTCGACCGAAAGCGAGCATCAGCATTTCGAAATTTCTTCAGTTGGATACATTCTTCTACTTGTTGCCTTTCCTATCACAATAATTGCAGTGGCATGTCTGGTCACTAAATACCGAAACAGAAGACAAAATGCAAGGAAATCCAAAACTG ATAGAAGGGTTGCTGCATATAATCGAGGTCCAAATCACGATCGACAAAATAGTCGTCACCAGAAACCAATCCAAAACAGAATCCAAAAAGGGCATCCCGATGGTGACGTACATCCAAAGCCAAAAACTGTAGCTTACAAACCACAAAG TGACGTGTCAGGAAATTGTGCAGGCAATCGTGGAGAATCTGGCACTAGTCATAGAGGAGAGGTTGCCAATAGCGATATGGAAG ATGACACACATGCAAAACCAATAGCCCAAACCGAAGAGCCTAAACAGGGCATGGACACAACTGAGAATACAGGAG ACAATGGAGAAAACTCTCCCTTGGTGGTTCAATGCACAGATCCAAAGGGAAACATTGGCGACTTAGATGAAA ACAAAGGCAACCATGCATTCAGTAAAATGTCATTACGGGAACAAGTACTTCATACGGAGCAGAAGCACCCACTTCTTCAGAACGCTTCCAACATGACAGGATATGGTAGTGATGTGGATTCGGAATCTGATGCAGACCCCGTAAACACTGAGGTGTCCAGAGTGTAA
- the LOC139137641 gene encoding tumor necrosis factor receptor superfamily member 16-like isoform X1, translating into MSSPGDWMPYVIYMIITKLALALPINVEETTKCFNSECPAGYHMDVARITAVCQSNEIHCIPCKDGTFTAVPNTHEQCFPHRSCNANAKVTRPGTKAEDTTCQCINHTLSVSGACVPWKKCGVGERVLILGNSTSDVVCEDCPNGTFSDTKDWSTTCRKHTRCQEYGWKTLMKGSRINDTICYNVSEQIPNTESSSTKSSDAPHNNHIIFTHPSGETTEDVTAVTKNSTESEHQHFEISSVGYILLLVAFPITIIAVACLVTKYRNRRQNARKSKTDRRVAAYNRGPNHDRQNSRHQKPIQNRIQKGHPDGDVHPKPKTVAYKPQSDVSGNCAGNRGESGTSHRGEVANSDMEDDTHAKPIAQTEEPKQGMDTTENTGDNGENSPLVVQCTDPKGNIGDLDENKGNHAFSKMSLREQVLHTEQKHPLLQNASNMTGYGSDVDSESDADPVNTEVSRV; encoded by the exons ATTTACATGATCATCACAAAGCTGGCACTGGCCTTACCAATCAATGTTGaagaaacaacaaaatgttttaattcGGAGTGTCCTGCTG GTTACCATATGGACGTAGCACGGATAACAGCAGTCTGTCAATCAAATGAAATCCACTGTATTCCGTGTAAGGATGGGACATTTACAGCCGTGCCAAATACCCATGAACAGTGTTTCCCACACAGATCTTGTAACGCCAATGCCAAAGTCACCAGACCTGGCACGAAGGCTGAAGACACTACCTGTCAGTGCATTAACCACACCCTGTCTGTGTCTGGCGCCTGTGTCCCGTGGAAGAAATGTGGCGTAGGTGAAAGAGTACTTATACTAG GTAATTCAACAAGCGATGTGGTATGTGAGGATTGTCCCAATGGTACCTTCTCAGACACCAAGGATTGGTCAACTACGTGTCGGAAACATACAAG GTGTCAAGAGTATGGCTGGAAGACTCTCATGAAAGGTTCTAGAATTAATGATACGATTTGTTACAACGTCTCTGAACAGATCCCAAACACTGAGTCAAGCAGCACCAAATCTT CTGATGCGCCTCACAACAACCATATCATTTTCACACACCCTAGTGGAGAGACAACAGAAGATGTCACTGCTGTCACAAAGAATTCGACCGAAAGCGAGCATCAGCATTTCGAAATTTCTTCAGTTGGATACATTCTTCTACTTGTTGCCTTTCCTATCACAATAATTGCAGTGGCATGTCTGGTCACTAAATACCGAAACAGAAGACAAAATGCAAGGAAATCCAAAACTG ATAGAAGGGTTGCTGCATATAATCGAGGTCCAAATCACGATCGACAAAATAGTCGTCACCAGAAACCAATCCAAAACAGAATCCAAAAAGGGCATCCCGATGGTGACGTACATCCAAAGCCAAAAACTGTAGCTTACAAACCACAAAG TGACGTGTCAGGAAATTGTGCAGGCAATCGTGGAGAATCTGGCACTAGTCATAGAGGAGAGGTTGCCAATAGCGATATGGAAG ATGACACACATGCAAAACCAATAGCCCAAACCGAAGAGCCTAAACAGGGCATGGACACAACTGAGAATACAGGAG ACAATGGAGAAAACTCTCCCTTGGTGGTTCAATGCACAGATCCAAAGGGAAACATTGGCGACTTAGATGAAA ACAAAGGCAACCATGCATTCAGTAAAATGTCATTACGGGAACAAGTACTTCATACGGAGCAGAAGCACCCACTTCTTCAGAACGCTTCCAACATGACAGGATATGGTAGTGATGTGGATTCGGAATCTGATGCAGACCCCGTAAACACTGAGGTGTCCAGAGTGTAA